A window of the Dongshaea marina genome harbors these coding sequences:
- a CDS encoding type II secretion system F family protein, with translation MPRYSYKGRDRSGKAVNGQQVAADEQAVAEQLIRQGVIPIQITEVAEKAKSLELPAWLTRRQVTLDDLLLFCRQMYSLTRAGISVIRAVNNLKDSITNRALAEALTDIADELQRGLSLAVAMRAHPRVFPSLFVSIVHVGENTGHLDESFQQLSDYYELEMETRKRIKTATRYPSFVVTAIAIAIVVLNIFVIPQFVGLFERFGADLPLPTRILMATSSFFVNDWWILLLIVAGITLGVRQFLSTENGRQSWDRYKLRLPIIGSILERALLGRFARSFGMMVRSGIPLHQALGLVADAVGNAYMSKRLRGMREGIERGESLLRTAAASGLFTPLVLQMIEVGEETGQVDVQMVEVAGYYEREVDYDLKSLTAKIEPILIGIVAVMVLILALGIFLPMWNMMNVMKGGG, from the coding sequence ATGCCTCGGTATAGCTACAAGGGGCGAGACCGAAGTGGTAAGGCGGTCAACGGCCAGCAGGTGGCGGCCGACGAGCAGGCGGTTGCCGAGCAACTGATCCGCCAGGGGGTGATCCCAATTCAAATCACAGAGGTCGCAGAGAAGGCTAAATCGCTGGAGCTTCCCGCCTGGCTGACTCGCAGGCAGGTGACACTCGATGATCTCCTGTTATTTTGCCGGCAAATGTATTCGCTGACCCGGGCCGGCATATCGGTGATCCGCGCGGTCAACAATCTCAAAGACTCCATTACCAACCGAGCTCTTGCCGAAGCACTTACCGATATAGCCGATGAGTTGCAGCGGGGCTTATCCCTGGCTGTTGCGATGCGAGCCCATCCAAGGGTCTTTCCCTCGCTGTTTGTATCGATTGTCCATGTGGGTGAAAACACAGGTCATCTCGATGAGTCTTTTCAGCAGCTCTCTGATTACTATGAGCTGGAGATGGAAACCCGCAAGCGGATCAAGACGGCCACCCGTTACCCCAGCTTCGTGGTGACGGCGATCGCCATAGCGATCGTCGTTCTCAATATCTTTGTGATCCCTCAGTTTGTCGGCCTGTTTGAGCGATTTGGCGCAGACTTGCCTTTGCCTACCCGGATCCTGATGGCTACCTCCAGCTTCTTTGTGAATGATTGGTGGATCCTGCTGTTGATCGTGGCAGGTATCACCTTGGGGGTTCGCCAGTTTTTGAGTACAGAAAACGGCAGGCAGAGCTGGGATCGCTATAAGTTACGCTTGCCGATTATTGGCTCTATTCTCGAAAGAGCCCTACTGGGGCGCTTTGCCCGAAGCTTTGGGATGATGGTCCGCTCCGGGATCCCTTTGCACCAGGCCCTTGGGCTGGTGGCGGATGCGGTTGGCAATGCCTATATGTCGAAGCGGTTGCGGGGGATGCGCGAGGGTATCGAGCGCGGAGAAAGCCTGCTCAGAACCGCTGCCGCCAGCGGCTTGTTTACCCCCCTGGTGCTGCAGATGATCGAGGTCGGAGAGGAGACAGGTCAGGTCGATGTGCAGATGGTTGAGGTGGCTGGCTACTATGAGCGGGAAGTTGATTATGATTTGAAAAGCCTTACCGCCAAGATTGAGCCTATCCTTATAGGTATCGTTGCTGTGATGGTGTTGATTCTGGCATTGGGTATCTTCCTGCCGATGTGGAACATGATGAACGTGATGAAGGGTGGTGGCTGA
- a CDS encoding type II secretion system protein, with the protein MRKNSGFTLIELVIVIVILGILAATAVPRFVNMQADARGAAINGLKAAIVGAADLVYSKAVIDGIETNATGSVTVQGQSIGTVYGYPSRGSIASAINGGNDWTFNNSGGTAVYGFISGAASTGCNVTYTQATSSVAPPTVNVLTTGC; encoded by the coding sequence ATGAGAAAAAATTCTGGTTTTACCCTGATAGAGCTGGTGATCGTGATTGTGATTTTGGGGATTTTGGCTGCGACGGCGGTGCCAAGGTTCGTCAATATGCAGGCGGATGCCCGGGGGGCGGCGATCAATGGTCTGAAGGCTGCCATTGTCGGTGCTGCCGATCTGGTCTATAGCAAGGCGGTGATCGATGGTATCGAAACTAATGCCACAGGCTCTGTAACTGTGCAAGGTCAATCTATAGGCACTGTTTATGGCTATCCAAGCAGAGGTAGTATCGCTAGCGCGATTAATGGTGGCAATGATTGGACCTTTAATAATAGCGGAGGTACTGCGGTATATGGCTTTATCAGTGGTGCTGCCTCTACCGGTTGTAATGTCACTTATACTCAGGCTACATCTAGTGTCGCGCCTCCGACGGTTAACGTACTAACAACGGGTTGTTAA
- a CDS encoding prepilin-type N-terminal cleavage/methylation domain-containing protein, translating to MKCGFERATSVARNRFIAGFTLVELVVVIVLIGILSAVVAPRFLTRSDVNADAYRDHLLRLLQLTQQRAMYSSNDCALVLLKDNRFGIPDPCSGSSFPTSWKHQFWGVSAGEYSDDFSGVTLSQNNYKIGFNSNGEPEQDCGSNGCTITVSGAGVSRSVVIASSGYIYATN from the coding sequence ATGAAGTGTGGTTTTGAGCGGGCCACCTCGGTGGCTCGTAATCGTTTTATTGCAGGCTTTACCCTGGTCGAATTGGTGGTGGTAATCGTCCTGATTGGGATCTTAAGCGCGGTAGTGGCACCGCGCTTTTTAACGCGTTCGGATGTCAATGCCGATGCCTATCGGGACCACTTGCTGCGGCTACTGCAATTGACACAGCAGCGTGCCATGTATAGCTCGAACGATTGTGCACTGGTGTTACTAAAGGATAATCGTTTTGGTATTCCGGATCCCTGTAGTGGTTCCTCGTTCCCTACCTCCTGGAAACATCAATTCTGGGGCGTGAGCGCCGGGGAGTACAGTGATGATTTTTCCGGAGTAACCTTGTCTCAAAATAACTATAAGATTGGTTTCAACTCTAACGGAGAGCCTGAGCAGGATTGTGGCAGTAATGGCTGCACAATTACCGTCAGTGGCGCAGGCGTGTCTCGTAGCGTGGTGATCGCATCATCGGGGTATATCTATGCGACGAACTGA
- a CDS encoding type IV pilus modification PilV family protein, whose translation MRRTEGFTLIELVAGIVLVAAALLVIITFTRNQASRQTSIIYQIHASELAGAMIHRAQALRFDEESNELGGEPFCGDTGPACTAPASYGSEGSENGVLTFNDIDDLNEYCDNPLSGSDFALALGLDPTVYGNYQLKTCVTSAPGFVGAAGDDAAKRLDLTVILPNSQTIAFRGYWSNY comes from the coding sequence ATGCGACGAACTGAGGGATTCACCCTGATTGAGCTGGTGGCCGGTATCGTACTAGTCGCCGCGGCTCTGTTGGTGATTATCACCTTCACTCGTAACCAGGCGAGCCGTCAAACCTCCATCATCTATCAGATCCACGCCAGTGAGCTAGCAGGAGCGATGATCCACCGGGCGCAGGCGTTGCGCTTTGATGAGGAGTCAAATGAGTTGGGTGGGGAGCCCTTCTGTGGTGATACCGGCCCGGCTTGTACCGCTCCGGCAAGCTACGGTTCTGAGGGGAGTGAGAATGGGGTTTTGACTTTCAATGATATCGATGATCTCAATGAGTATTGTGATAATCCCCTGAGTGGTAGCGATTTTGCCCTGGCCCTGGGACTGGATCCGACCGTATATGGCAACTACCAGTTGAAAACCTGTGTGACCTCAGCCCCGGGCTTTGTCGGGGCGGCGGGGGATGATGCGGCCAAGCGCTTGGACCTGACGGTAATACTACCCAATAGTCAAACTATTGCTTTTCGTGGTTACTGGAGCAACTACTGA
- a CDS encoding prepilin-type N-terminal cleavage/methylation domain-containing protein — MVRRGFTLVELVLVLVILGIVAVFTSRFLGSSMLLYRDSQVSNERLAQASFMLTKMGRDIAGSYSSSVRLFGSNNGKYKCIQFAPVRGGGAYLNSVSNLSSAIGIASKDFMPGSGNFDNLRVVIGATAAVDIYQSDSTLQTGSGAVGIIDSYDENNPETGLATITLEGTRKFSGDSDGRRYFILGASSEAYCFTGSNLMLYEGLNWSTYSTVPVGAGIVERLTGNQLNFSQSAFAFDALAQTVSIRLVLDLPDNKTLVLNQLVFMNYGP, encoded by the coding sequence ATGGTGCGGCGCGGTTTTACCCTGGTTGAGCTGGTGTTGGTATTGGTGATCCTGGGGATCGTCGCCGTCTTTACTTCGCGCTTTTTAGGTTCATCCATGCTGCTGTATCGGGACTCCCAGGTGAGTAATGAAAGGTTGGCTCAGGCCAGCTTTATGCTAACCAAGATGGGCCGGGATATTGCGGGTTCGTACTCTTCGAGCGTTCGTCTGTTTGGTTCAAATAATGGAAAATATAAGTGTATTCAATTTGCTCCGGTTCGCGGCGGAGGGGCTTATTTGAACAGTGTCTCTAATCTGAGTAGCGCTATCGGAATTGCCAGTAAGGATTTTATGCCCGGTAGTGGCAATTTTGATAACTTAAGGGTGGTGATTGGTGCAACTGCTGCAGTTGATATCTATCAGAGTGACTCAACGCTTCAAACAGGTAGTGGTGCTGTAGGGATTATTGATAGTTATGATGAAAACAATCCTGAAACTGGGTTGGCGACTATCACCCTGGAAGGGACACGCAAGTTTTCAGGGGACTCGGATGGTCGGCGCTACTTTATTCTTGGAGCCTCTTCCGAGGCTTACTGTTTCACCGGAAGTAATCTGATGCTCTATGAAGGCCTGAACTGGAGTACTTACAGCACAGTTCCGGTCGGAGCAGGTATTGTAGAGCGACTGACAGGTAATCAGCTTAACTTTTCGCAGAGTGCCTTTGCATTTGATGCCTTGGCTCAGACGGTATCAATTCGCCTGGTGCTGGATCTGCCCGATAATAAGACCCTGGTCCTTAATCAACTGGTATTTATGAACTATGGCCCCTAA
- a CDS encoding PilX N-terminal domain-containing pilus assembly protein produces the protein MAPNSTIHGQRGSMLMIAIVIIVVFSLLAAVLVKLQGLSSQSSIYQVTNQRALLAAESGIQYGLYQLLRNNSGCESGVDKIDGFNLNLSGEGPGLGSCSVELSCEALYPKTGTPNYMQLTSKAECGRGFQDSDDNPLVTRELEVELRR, from the coding sequence ATGGCCCCTAATAGCACAATCCACGGACAGCGCGGCAGCATGCTGATGATCGCCATAGTGATCATTGTGGTGTTTTCACTGCTGGCGGCGGTGTTGGTTAAACTCCAGGGGCTCTCCTCACAGTCGAGCATCTATCAGGTCACCAATCAGCGGGCCCTGTTGGCAGCAGAGAGTGGGATTCAGTATGGCTTGTACCAGCTGCTTCGCAATAACAGCGGCTGTGAGAGTGGAGTGGATAAAATCGATGGCTTTAACCTGAACTTGTCCGGAGAGGGCCCGGGCCTGGGTAGTTGCAGCGTGGAGTTAAGCTGCGAAGCGCTGTATCCAAAAACCGGAACCCCCAATTATATGCAACTTACTTCAAAGGCTGAATGCGGCAGAGGCTTTCAGGACTCAGACGATAACCCTCTGGTTACCCGGGAGCTGGAGGTAGAACTTCGCAGGTAG
- a CDS encoding rod shape-determining protein — MFKKLRGLFSNDLSIDLGTANTLIYVKDQGIVLNEPSVVAIRQEKMGTSKSVAAVGHAAKQMLGRTPGNISAIRPLKDGVIADFYVTEKMLQYFIKQVHENNFFRPSPRVLVCVPCGSTQVERRAIRESALGAGAREVYLIDEPMAAAIGAGLPVSEATGSMVVDIGGGTTEVAIISLNGVVYSSSVRLGGDKFDESIINYVRRNYGSLIGEATAERIKHEIGSAYPGDELKELEVRGRNLAEGVPRSFTLNSNEILEALQEPLSGIVSAVMVALEQSPPELASDISERGMVLTGGGALIRDLDRLLAEETGIPVVVAEDPLTCVARGGGKALEMIDMHGGDLFHYD; from the coding sequence ATGTTTAAAAAGCTAAGAGGCTTGTTTTCCAATGATCTTTCGATCGATCTTGGAACAGCTAACACCCTTATTTATGTCAAGGATCAGGGTATCGTACTCAATGAACCTTCAGTGGTTGCTATCCGTCAGGAGAAAATGGGTACATCTAAGAGTGTTGCCGCCGTGGGTCATGCCGCAAAGCAGATGCTGGGACGTACCCCGGGCAATATTTCGGCGATTCGTCCTCTCAAAGATGGGGTGATTGCAGATTTTTATGTGACTGAGAAGATGCTGCAATACTTCATCAAACAGGTCCATGAGAACAACTTTTTCCGACCAAGCCCCAGGGTTTTGGTTTGTGTTCCCTGTGGCTCGACCCAGGTTGAGCGTCGGGCGATCCGTGAATCGGCCCTGGGCGCAGGGGCTCGTGAAGTCTACCTGATCGATGAGCCGATGGCTGCGGCGATTGGTGCCGGGCTGCCGGTGTCTGAAGCAACCGGCTCCATGGTGGTGGATATCGGTGGTGGTACCACTGAGGTTGCAATCATCTCTCTTAATGGTGTGGTCTACTCCTCTTCGGTTCGTTTAGGGGGAGATAAGTTTGATGAGTCGATCATTAACTATGTACGCCGTAACTATGGCTCGCTGATCGGAGAAGCCACCGCTGAGCGGATCAAGCATGAGATTGGTTCAGCTTATCCTGGTGATGAGCTTAAGGAACTGGAGGTGCGTGGGCGCAACCTGGCAGAGGGTGTGCCAAGAAGCTTTACTCTGAACAGCAATGAGATCCTTGAAGCGCTTCAGGAGCCTCTGAGTGGTATCGTCAGCGCGGTGATGGTTGCCCTTGAGCAGTCTCCGCCTGAGCTTGCTTCCGATATCTCAGAGCGCGGCATGGTATTAACCGGTGGTGGCGCACTGATCCGCGATCTCGATCGCCTGCTCGCAGAAGAAACCGGCATCCCCGTGGTGGTCGCCGAAGATCCTCTCACCTGTGTGGCCCGTGGCGGCGGCAAGGCGTTGGAGATGATCGATATGCACGGTGGCGATCTCTTCCACTACGACTAA
- the mreC gene encoding rod shape-determining protein MreC produces MKPIFGRAPSLQWRLLLAVIISLVLIIGDSRSGYFNEARTWLSTVVSPLQYAANTPRLLLDGLVKQFKSRQQLQEENQQLKKNQFLLQEQLLQLSDLQHENQRLRQLLKAPMPKPYPEKMAEIMSVVSDPFSQQVVINRGLLDGVYQGQPVLNDQGIVGQVLHVGTNTSRVLLISDPSHSIPVRVQRNDERAIVSGTGEPDSLVLNNIPRSTDIKAGDLLVSSGLGGRFPEGIPVARVTLFQYIEGRAFARVEAKPVADLSRLHYLLLVWPKELSDAQKSHPQTGGKQ; encoded by the coding sequence ATGAAACCTATATTTGGTCGAGCTCCCTCTCTACAGTGGCGGTTGCTGCTGGCTGTGATTATTTCGTTGGTCCTGATTATCGGCGACTCCCGCTCCGGATATTTCAATGAGGCGCGTACCTGGCTCAGTACTGTGGTGAGCCCTCTGCAGTATGCGGCGAATACACCACGCTTGCTCCTCGATGGCCTGGTGAAGCAGTTTAAGAGTCGCCAGCAGCTGCAGGAAGAGAATCAGCAACTGAAGAAGAATCAGTTTTTGCTTCAGGAGCAGCTATTGCAACTGAGCGATCTGCAGCATGAAAACCAACGACTTCGCCAGCTACTAAAGGCACCTATGCCCAAGCCCTATCCTGAGAAGATGGCAGAGATCATGTCGGTGGTCTCCGATCCCTTCAGTCAGCAGGTGGTGATCAACCGAGGACTGCTTGATGGTGTCTATCAGGGGCAGCCGGTACTCAATGATCAGGGAATCGTGGGGCAGGTACTGCATGTAGGAACCAATACCAGTCGGGTACTATTGATCAGCGATCCCAGTCACTCGATCCCGGTGAGGGTTCAGCGTAACGATGAGCGAGCCATAGTATCCGGAACCGGCGAGCCCGACAGCCTGGTACTGAATAACATTCCGCGCAGTACCGACATCAAGGCGGGCGATCTTTTGGTGAGCTCAGGGCTAGGAGGACGTTTTCCCGAGGGAATACCAGTGGCCCGGGTGACCTTATTTCAGTATATTGAGGGAAGGGCGTTCGCCAGGGTGGAAGCCAAGCCGGTTGCCGATCTGAGTCGCCTGCACTATCTGTTGCTGGTTTGGCCAAAGGAGTTGTCCGATGCACAGAAAAGTCATCCTCAGACAGGAGGCAAGCAGTGA
- the mreD gene encoding rod shape-determining protein MreD encodes MSSSIKGLLLVYLSFLLALVLAILPLPVQLNPYRPDWLVMVMIYWVMALPHRVGMGTAWISGMLLDVLLGGTLGIRALAMALIAYFTALNSQQIRNFSLWQQAIIVGGLSLLGKLVVFWAEHLSSEVTIHTRFFWSVIPTMIIWPWLFLLLRKLRRQFRIK; translated from the coding sequence GTGAGCTCTTCAATTAAGGGGCTGCTGTTAGTTTATCTCTCTTTTTTGCTGGCATTGGTGCTGGCTATCCTGCCCCTGCCTGTTCAACTCAACCCCTATCGCCCCGACTGGCTGGTGATGGTAATGATCTACTGGGTGATGGCCCTGCCCCACAGGGTGGGAATGGGGACGGCCTGGATCTCCGGGATGCTGCTGGATGTCCTGTTGGGTGGAACTCTTGGGATCCGAGCTCTGGCGATGGCACTCATCGCCTACTTTACGGCGCTCAATTCACAACAGATCCGCAATTTCTCTTTGTGGCAGCAGGCGATCATCGTGGGTGGTCTCTCTTTATTGGGGAAGCTGGTGGTGTTCTGGGCCGAACACCTGTCATCGGAAGTGACCATACATACCCGCTTTTTCTGGTCGGTGATCCCGACCATGATTATCTGGCCCTGGCTATTTTTACTGCTGCGTAAACTAAGGCGCCAGTTCAGGATTAAATAA
- a CDS encoding Maf family protein produces MMLNETITLYLASQSPRRKELLSQLDYPFELLRPDVVEQREADEKAEDYVCRLAQEKAKAGVEIAPSELPVLGADTIVVVGERILEKPLDLTDAKDMLEMLSGTTHQVMTAIALATPHSCEVRLVVTDVTFRKLLEHEIENYWHTGEPCDKAGAYGIQGIAGKFVSRIDGSYTGVVGLPLLETDLLIQSYLEKRAKESQCLQSC; encoded by the coding sequence ATGATGCTCAATGAAACGATAACCCTCTATCTGGCTTCGCAATCCCCACGGCGCAAGGAGCTGCTGTCACAATTGGATTACCCCTTTGAACTGTTACGGCCGGATGTGGTTGAGCAGCGGGAGGCGGATGAGAAGGCCGAAGATTATGTGTGCCGATTGGCCCAGGAGAAGGCGAAGGCTGGTGTTGAGATTGCGCCCTCAGAGCTGCCGGTTTTAGGGGCGGATACTATAGTTGTGGTTGGGGAGCGGATTTTGGAAAAGCCCCTGGATCTGACGGATGCCAAAGATATGCTGGAGATGCTCTCCGGCACCACACATCAGGTGATGACGGCGATCGCTTTGGCGACACCTCATAGCTGTGAAGTACGCCTGGTGGTGACCGATGTTACCTTCCGCAAGCTGTTGGAGCACGAGATTGAGAATTATTGGCATACCGGTGAGCCCTGCGATAAGGCCGGAGCCTATGGCATTCAGGGCATAGCAGGGAAGTTTGTCAGTCGCATTGATGGCAGCTATACGGGAGTGGTCGGTTTACCTTTGCTTGAGACCGATCTTCTGATCCAAAGCTATCTGGAAAAACGGGCCAAGGAGTCTCAATGTCTGCAGAGCTGCTGA